A genomic window from Ruminiclostridium cellulolyticum H10 includes:
- the ligD gene encoding non-homologous end-joining DNA ligase — protein MATVTDVLKVEIENKVIDIKNPDKLFWPEAGITKLEYVKTMTKLAPFLIKYSKHRMLTSIRYPHGINDKSFFQKEKPQGTPEWVETVEFNQKNYINLNSAATLVWLCTQAALELHTSFNVHEKPNHPSSLVFDLDPDDDLHFEDVAELAGRIHETLEALGIMDFIKTSGATGLQIFVPVAAKFDYDTARSLNEFFAQYFAEKLRSTVTIERMKKKREGKIYFDWQQMWTGKSMITAYSARAVKSAAVSAPIEWSELNDVRPEMFTLKNIINRLEQKGDIFEPSLKCDNSPQLNEISKQIEAAKK, from the coding sequence ATGGCTACTGTAACAGATGTTCTAAAGGTTGAAATAGAAAACAAAGTAATTGACATAAAAAATCCTGATAAACTTTTTTGGCCGGAAGCCGGAATTACCAAACTTGAGTATGTGAAAACAATGACAAAACTAGCTCCCTTTTTAATAAAATATTCGAAACACAGAATGTTGACGTCAATTCGTTATCCTCACGGGATAAACGACAAAAGCTTCTTTCAGAAGGAAAAGCCTCAGGGTACGCCTGAGTGGGTGGAAACAGTTGAATTCAATCAAAAAAACTATATTAACCTCAATTCGGCTGCGACACTTGTATGGCTCTGCACTCAGGCTGCATTGGAGCTTCACACCAGCTTTAACGTTCATGAAAAACCAAACCATCCGTCAAGCCTTGTATTTGATCTGGATCCTGACGATGACCTTCACTTTGAGGATGTTGCAGAGCTTGCAGGCAGAATACACGAAACACTGGAAGCCTTAGGTATAATGGACTTTATTAAAACCTCCGGTGCAACAGGACTGCAAATATTTGTTCCGGTAGCTGCGAAGTTTGACTATGACACTGCCCGCAGCCTCAATGAGTTTTTTGCACAATATTTTGCAGAAAAGCTCAGAAGTACGGTGACAATAGAAAGAATGAAGAAGAAAAGGGAGGGCAAAATTTATTTTGACTGGCAGCAAATGTGGACCGGAAAAAGCATGATAACCGCTTATTCAGCAAGAGCGGTGAAAAGTGCGGCTGTTTCGGCTCCCATAGAATGGAGTGAGCTAAATGATGTACGCCCAGAAATGTTTACTTTGAAAAATATTATTAACAGGCTGGAGCAAAAGGGAGATATTTTTGAACCGAGTCTGAAATGCGACAATTCACCGCAGTTAAACGAAATTTCGAAACAGATTGAAGCTGCCAAGAAGTAA